A region of uncultured Desulfobacter sp. DNA encodes the following proteins:
- a CDS encoding aminotransferase class I/II-fold pyridoxal phosphate-dependent enzyme, with product MRSEFLPFSRPSISEPEIEAVANVLRSGWITTGPKAAEFEDAFSAYCHAQGAVALCSATGGMHLVLTVLGIGPGDEVITPSMTWVSTVNLIKLAGAVPVFADTDRDTLMISAQTVEPLITERTKLIIPVHFAGAAADMEPLRRLARERKIPLVEDAAHAAGTEYRGERIGCQGTTIFSFHPIKNMTSGEGGMVCSDDPELLAAVRQLKFHGLGVDAYDRTRLGRSPQAEVLAPGFKYNLTDIAAVLGMGQLNRLEGFIEKRTLLAGRYLERLAQVDEILPLSLPSYPMRHAWHLFVVRLDTKGARMDRTTFMDELKRRNIGTGIHFKATHTQKYYRETMPSAAENLPHTQWNSDRICSLPLFPDMTPEDVDGVVDAIKEVLA from the coding sequence ATGAGATCTGAATTTCTGCCGTTTTCCAGACCATCCATCAGCGAGCCTGAAATTGAAGCCGTCGCAAATGTCCTGCGATCCGGTTGGATTACGACCGGGCCCAAGGCGGCTGAATTTGAAGACGCGTTTTCTGCCTACTGCCATGCACAGGGCGCGGTTGCATTGTGCTCGGCCACGGGCGGCATGCATCTTGTGCTGACAGTCCTGGGTATCGGCCCCGGAGACGAGGTGATCACCCCGTCCATGACCTGGGTCTCCACCGTCAACCTCATCAAGCTGGCCGGTGCCGTCCCCGTCTTTGCAGATACAGACCGTGACACGCTCATGATCTCTGCCCAAACCGTCGAACCCCTCATCACGGAACGGACAAAATTGATCATTCCGGTGCATTTTGCAGGCGCCGCCGCAGACATGGAACCCTTACGCCGCCTGGCCCGGGAACGAAAAATTCCTCTGGTTGAAGATGCGGCCCATGCGGCAGGCACTGAATACAGGGGAGAGCGGATCGGCTGCCAAGGAACGACCATTTTTTCCTTTCACCCCATTAAAAACATGACATCCGGCGAAGGCGGCATGGTCTGCTCGGATGATCCCGAGCTCTTGGCGGCGGTCCGCCAGCTGAAATTCCACGGGCTCGGGGTGGACGCCTATGACAGGACTAGGCTGGGCCGCTCCCCCCAGGCCGAAGTGCTGGCGCCCGGATTTAAGTATAACCTCACCGACATTGCTGCGGTCCTGGGCATGGGCCAGCTGAACAGGCTGGAGGGGTTTATCGAAAAAAGGACCCTGCTGGCCGGTCGCTACCTGGAACGTCTGGCCCAGGTGGATGAAATTTTGCCCCTGTCCCTGCCGTCCTATCCCATGCGCCATGCCTGGCACCTGTTTGTGGTTCGTCTGGATACCAAAGGGGCGCGTATGGACCGGACAACCTTCATGGACGAACTGAAACGCAGAAACATCGGTACCGGCATCCACTTTAAGGCCACCCACACCCAGAAATACTATCGGGAAACAATGCCTTCTGCTGCTGAAAACCTGCCCCACACCCAGTGGAATTCAGACCGGATCTGCTCTTTGCCCCTGTTTCCCGACATGACGCCGGAGGACGTGGACGGTGTTGTGGACGCCATTAAGGAGGTGCTGGCGTGA
- the nudC gene encoding NAD(+) diphosphatase, which yields MFIPSPSPAPCQDTGAWIFLFDHTALAVDPETGQIPLREPNRAGVLARNGLHTFGTMDGIPCCCGILMEPVPESGLSMINLRQFYHSAGEALRQAVTFGRFIADLHTNTRFCGRCGTLTRIKEKTHGRICPACGLHAYPRISPAVIMGITRGDEILLARGIRSPNKQVFSVLAGFIAPGETLKECVVREVYEETRIRVKNVRYVKSQPWPFPDSLMIGFTAEYESGEIDIDPREILEAGWFKADRLPLIPDSYTLSGQLIRNFKKSRVFSAGH from the coding sequence ATGTTTATTCCCTCACCTTCACCCGCACCCTGCCAAGACACGGGGGCATGGATTTTTCTCTTTGACCATACCGCGTTGGCCGTTGACCCTGAAACAGGGCAGATACCCCTCCGGGAGCCGAACCGGGCCGGAGTCCTGGCCCGCAATGGTCTCCATACGTTCGGGACCATGGACGGCATCCCCTGCTGCTGCGGGATCCTGATGGAACCTGTGCCGGAATCAGGGCTTTCCATGATCAACCTCAGACAATTCTACCACAGTGCCGGCGAGGCCTTACGCCAGGCCGTGACCTTCGGCCGTTTCATCGCGGATCTGCACACCAATACCCGGTTCTGCGGCCGGTGCGGCACCCTGACCCGAATTAAGGAAAAGACCCACGGCAGGATCTGCCCGGCCTGTGGCCTGCATGCCTATCCCAGGATCTCCCCTGCCGTGATCATGGGCATAACCCGGGGAGATGAAATCCTTCTGGCCCGGGGAATCCGGTCTCCCAACAAACAGGTATTTTCCGTTCTGGCAGGATTTATCGCCCCCGGGGAGACCCTGAAGGAGTGCGTGGTCCGGGAAGTTTATGAGGAGACCCGGATCCGGGTAAAAAATGTCCGGTATGTGAAAAGCCAGCCCTGGCCCTTTCCGGACAGCCTGATGATCGGGTTCACAGCGGAGTACGAAAGTGGAGAGATAGACATTGATCCCCGGGAGATTCTGGAGGCGGGATGGTTCAAAGCGGACCGCCTGCCCTTGATTCCGGACAGCTACACCCTGTCCGGACAGTTGATCAGAAATTTCAAAAAAAGTAGAGTCTTTTCTGCCGGACACTAA
- the glk gene encoding glucokinase produces the protein MLLAGDIGGTKTVLATYAGVTQVPANPVHEIRFNSADYHSLEAIVKQFLDRTGAKPRVACFGVAGPVTDRHSRITNLPWEISAHEIEQACGIPEVLLINDLKAIAVSVPHLDQDGLFTLNPGEPEPRGTRAVIAPGTGLGISFLVWTGTRYSAFASEGGHAAFSPRNPREVNLLEFLTRRYGHVSFERVCSGSQLPNIYDYFLENKIFPEPAWLKEKLTATADKTPVIVQTALEGRADICQAVLDMFVCALGTVISNVAVTLLPTGGIYLGGGIVPRILKRLDRPDFLSNIADKGRFSSLCADMPVHVILDPRTALHGAAWHGFENLAHG, from the coding sequence ATGCTTCTTGCAGGGGATATCGGCGGTACAAAAACAGTGCTTGCAACCTATGCCGGCGTAACACAGGTCCCGGCCAATCCGGTTCACGAAATCCGTTTTAACAGCGCAGATTACCACTCTTTGGAAGCCATTGTTAAACAATTCTTGGACCGGACCGGCGCGAAACCCCGGGTCGCCTGCTTCGGGGTGGCCGGCCCGGTGACAGACCGCCATTCCCGGATCACCAATCTGCCTTGGGAAATCAGCGCCCATGAAATCGAACAGGCCTGCGGCATTCCTGAAGTTCTTTTGATTAATGATCTCAAAGCCATTGCCGTTTCAGTACCTCATCTGGATCAGGATGGCCTTTTCACCCTGAATCCGGGGGAACCTGAGCCAAGAGGAACCCGGGCGGTTATTGCACCGGGCACAGGGCTTGGCATCTCCTTTCTGGTCTGGACAGGGACCCGGTATAGCGCTTTTGCCAGTGAAGGGGGGCATGCTGCCTTTTCTCCCCGCAATCCCCGGGAGGTTAATCTTCTGGAATTTTTAACCCGGCGCTATGGCCACGTCAGTTTTGAACGGGTGTGCTCGGGCAGTCAGCTGCCCAATATTTATGACTATTTTCTGGAAAATAAAATTTTCCCGGAACCTGCCTGGCTCAAGGAGAAACTTACGGCAACTGCGGATAAAACACCGGTGATTGTTCAAACAGCCCTTGAAGGCCGGGCGGATATCTGCCAAGCCGTTCTGGATATGTTTGTCTGCGCCCTTGGCACGGTGATCAGCAATGTGGCGGTGACACTTTTGCCCACCGGCGGCATCTACCTTGGCGGCGGCATAGTGCCGCGTATCCTGAAAAGACTGGACCGGCCCGACTTTTTGAGCAATATTGCCGATAAGGGACGTTTTTCTTCATTGTGCGCTGATATGCCGGTCCATGTCATTCTTGACCCCAGGACCGCTTTGCATGGTGCGGCATGGCATGGATTTGAGAATCTTGCACATGGGTAA
- a CDS encoding sulfite exporter TauE/SafE family protein → MIYIVFYLLVGSVAGVLAGLLGIGGGLIIVPLLTTIFTHQNVAHEVIVHMALGTSLASILFTSISSMRSHHKRNAVVWPVVFRITPGILVGTFTGTWIASMLSTNFLKCFFGIFLYYVATQMLMGIKPKPTRDIPGTAGIFVAGSIIGVFSSLVGIGGGTLSVPFLTWCNTKIHKAIGTSSAIGLPIAVAGFIGYVINGLGNPNLPPLSLGFVNLVALAGIVAASVLTAPIGVKLAHNLPVDKLKRVFAVLLYVVGTRMLVSVFW, encoded by the coding sequence ATGATTTATATAGTGTTCTATCTGCTTGTGGGAAGTGTAGCCGGTGTGCTTGCCGGGCTTCTGGGTATCGGCGGTGGCCTTATTATTGTTCCCCTGCTCACCACGATTTTTACTCACCAGAACGTGGCCCATGAAGTCATTGTTCACATGGCCCTGGGCACTTCGCTGGCAAGCATTCTGTTTACTTCGATTTCAAGCATGCGTTCCCATCACAAACGCAACGCTGTGGTCTGGCCCGTGGTCTTCAGAATCACACCGGGTATTCTGGTGGGGACGTTTACAGGTACCTGGATCGCCTCCATGCTCTCCACCAATTTTCTTAAATGTTTTTTCGGCATCTTTCTGTACTATGTGGCCACCCAGATGCTCATGGGAATAAAACCCAAACCCACCCGGGACATCCCGGGCACCGCAGGCATTTTCGTGGCCGGCAGCATCATCGGTGTGTTTTCAAGTCTTGTGGGTATTGGCGGCGGGACTTTGTCCGTGCCGTTTCTCACCTGGTGCAATACCAAAATCCACAAAGCCATCGGCACCTCGTCGGCCATCGGGCTTCCCATTGCCGTTGCCGGGTTTATAGGCTATGTGATCAACGGCCTTGGAAATCCGAACTTGCCGCCCCTGTCCCTGGGGTTTGTCAATCTGGTTGCCCTGGCTGGTATCGTGGCCGCCTCGGTGCTCACGGCACCCATTGGGGTGAAGCTTGCCCACAATCTGCCCGTAGACAAGCTCAAACGTGTTTTTGCCGTTCTGCTTTATGTGGTGGGCACAAGGATGCTGGTCTCTGTGTTCTGGTGA
- a CDS encoding polysaccharide deacetylase family protein, producing MKTRVGLRIDVDTLRGTRKGVPALLDLMARHKVRGTFFFSVGPDNMGRHLRRLVRPAFLVKMFRTKAVGLYGWDILLKGTLWPGPVIGEKSPEPMRRAAKEGHEVGLHAWDHHRWQNSIEKLDTDAVAKEIRKGYELLEKIIGRTPDCFAAPAWKVTPQALAALEQFPFRFESDCRGTAPFYPVIDGQRYHHPQVPTTLPAYDELVGRQCTQDNYNDYLLSLIQPGRFNVLTIHAEAEGILCLDLFDDFLNRAGQRGIGLSPIGEVYAGIPKIETSYMTQATVPGREGWISCQDVVSEPCANLEELSR from the coding sequence ATGAAGACCCGGGTCGGATTGAGGATAGATGTGGATACCCTGCGCGGCACCCGCAAAGGGGTTCCGGCGCTGCTGGACCTGATGGCGCGCCATAAGGTCCGGGGCACCTTTTTTTTCTCTGTGGGGCCGGACAATATGGGCCGCCATCTCCGGCGGCTGGTACGGCCGGCTTTTCTGGTGAAAATGTTCAGGACAAAGGCCGTGGGCCTCTACGGATGGGACATTTTGCTTAAGGGGACCCTGTGGCCCGGACCCGTCATCGGCGAAAAAAGCCCCGAACCCATGCGCCGTGCGGCAAAGGAGGGCCATGAGGTGGGGCTCCATGCCTGGGACCACCACCGCTGGCAGAACAGCATTGAAAAACTGGACACAGACGCCGTTGCAAAGGAGATCCGCAAGGGGTATGAACTGCTGGAAAAAATCATCGGTCGGACACCGGACTGTTTTGCGGCTCCGGCCTGGAAGGTCACCCCACAGGCCCTGGCCGCCCTGGAGCAGTTCCCCTTCCGGTTTGAGTCCGACTGCCGGGGAACCGCACCCTTTTATCCGGTCATAGACGGGCAACGCTACCATCATCCCCAAGTCCCGACCACCCTGCCGGCCTATGATGAACTGGTGGGCCGGCAATGCACACAGGACAACTATAATGATTATCTGTTGAGCCTGATCCAACCCGGCCGGTTTAACGTGCTGACCATTCATGCCGAGGCCGAGGGCATCCTATGCCTGGACCTGTTCGATGATTTTTTGAACCGCGCCGGTCAGCGGGGAATCGGCTTGTCCCCTATAGGTGAGGTATATGCCGGCATCCCTAAAATTGAAACATCATACATGACCCAAGCGACTGTGCCCGGCAGGGAGGGATGGATCTCCTGCCAGGACGTTGTGTCCGAACCCTGCGCCAACCTGGAGGAGTTGTCCCGATGA
- a CDS encoding 4Fe-4S dicluster domain-containing protein yields MKTLKISRGFDLYVAEQPDLRCIDLDLPATLGCCAGDIPHIRPKLLVKEGQQVKTGEVVFTDKRDTTIQYVSPGTGLVAKIVYGPRRYLMAVVISAQCEDEYVEHDPLSLDSIAGMSRQELVMHLKKGGMWQGLRQFPALDFADPDYKPPMIIVAMDGNDLFSPRPDIILKDNIDAFEAGMAVLRKLSHGVVVVCRESSLEGLRELDSLVANQVTHTAPDIYPAWHPGAVLYQIKERQEENSAWCIRLDHLVLIGRFVLSGRYPVEKIVTVTSSGERLPHMRVRQGMPLSALAGIIPGNSIVTTGRFNGRILENDAHIGFFENTVNIIDAGSEEQMFGFVRPGFDKPSVSATFLSSLFRRSAKMDCTLHGEERACINCSYCERICPNGLMPSFIMKALHAGELEDALALGLMDCCRCGLCSFACPSKIELTSTLSDAMDAYYKDKQ; encoded by the coding sequence ATGAAAACGTTAAAAATTTCCCGGGGTTTTGACCTGTATGTGGCTGAACAGCCCGATTTGCGTTGTATTGACCTGGATCTGCCGGCCACTCTGGGGTGCTGTGCCGGGGACATACCGCACATCCGTCCAAAATTGCTGGTGAAAGAGGGGCAGCAGGTGAAAACCGGAGAGGTTGTGTTCACCGATAAGCGGGATACAACCATACAGTATGTATCTCCGGGAACCGGGCTGGTGGCGAAAATTGTGTACGGGCCCCGCCGGTACCTGATGGCGGTGGTGATCTCAGCCCAGTGCGAAGATGAATATGTTGAACATGATCCTCTTTCTTTGGACAGCATCGCGGGCATGTCCCGGCAAGAGCTTGTAATGCACCTGAAAAAGGGCGGCATGTGGCAGGGGTTGCGCCAGTTTCCGGCCCTGGATTTCGCCGATCCCGACTATAAGCCCCCCATGATTATTGTGGCAATGGACGGCAATGACCTTTTTTCGCCGCGCCCTGATATCATCCTTAAAGACAACATTGATGCCTTTGAGGCGGGGATGGCGGTTTTACGTAAATTGTCCCATGGGGTTGTGGTGGTCTGCCGGGAAAGCAGCCTGGAAGGTTTACGGGAGCTGGACAGCCTGGTGGCGAACCAGGTCACCCATACAGCCCCGGATATTTATCCGGCCTGGCATCCCGGTGCCGTTCTCTATCAGATCAAAGAGCGCCAGGAGGAGAACAGCGCCTGGTGCATCCGGCTGGACCATCTGGTCTTGATCGGCCGTTTCGTTCTTTCCGGCCGGTATCCGGTGGAAAAAATTGTCACCGTTACAAGCTCCGGAGAGCGGCTGCCCCACATGCGGGTCCGCCAGGGCATGCCCCTTTCTGCCCTGGCCGGAATAATACCCGGGAATAGTATTGTCACCACAGGCCGGTTCAACGGGCGGATTCTGGAAAATGATGCCCATATCGGTTTTTTTGAAAACACGGTCAACATTATTGATGCCGGATCAGAAGAGCAGATGTTCGGTTTTGTCCGGCCGGGTTTTGACAAACCTTCGGTCTCAGCCACATTTCTGTCTTCCCTGTTCAGGCGTTCTGCAAAAATGGACTGCACGCTTCACGGGGAAGAGCGGGCCTGCATTAACTGCTCTTATTGCGAACGGATCTGTCCCAATGGCCTTATGCCCTCCTTTATCATGAAAGCCCTTCATGCGGGTGAACTTGAAGACGCATTGGCCCTTGGGCTCATGGACTGCTGCCGGTGCGGTCTGTGTTCATTTGCCTGCCCTTCCAAAATTGAACTGACATCCACCCTTTCGGACGCCATGGACGCCTATTACAAGGACAAACAATGA
- the arnA gene encoding bifunctional UDP-4-amino-4-deoxy-L-arabinose formyltransferase/UDP-glucuronic acid oxidase ArnA → MKTIVLAYHNIGCIGIKTLLAHGYEIQAVFTHEDDPYEAVWFQSVAELAAANGIPVYAPEDINHPLWVERIRSLAPDHIFSFYYRHMVGPEILAVPPRGCMNLHGSLLPRYRGRCPVNWVLVNGETQTGVTLHHMTPRPDDGDIVGQKQVTIHETDTALTLHHKIGTAAGDLLAELLPEILAGRAPRIPQDKSQACYFGGRKPKDGQIDWTRSAQDVRNLVRAVTRPYPGAFSFLGNRKCLFWDVAETSSVPDALPGTVLSVDPFCIACGTNAVTVRFGQGKDGLYMSGTQLAQEMKLAPGMLFDGKTAPVAEAGRKQRVLILGVNGFIGNHLSKRLLDSGRYEVHGMDLRSACIRDLMTHPDFHYKEGDISIMREWIEYHVRKCDIVLPLVAIATPIEYVRNPLRVFELDFEENLRIVRYCVKYKKRLLFPSTSEVYGMCADDEFDEDHSNFVLGPIHKQRWIYSCSKQMLDRVIWAYGKTRGLPFTIFRPFNWVGPKLDSLKSARIGSSRVITQFILNLVEGSPIRLVDGGQQKRCFTDYRDGVECLFKIIEDKDGQCNGRIFNIGNPDNEYSMADLADILRKKFAAHPRRSQFPPDSGTECIEARTYYGDGYQDVQHRRPSIRPAQKILGWTPTVPFEQSVAETLDYFLNSVDSMDTEE, encoded by the coding sequence ATGAAAACCATTGTACTGGCCTATCACAATATCGGATGCATCGGCATCAAAACACTTTTGGCCCACGGATACGAAATTCAGGCGGTTTTTACCCATGAAGATGATCCCTACGAAGCCGTCTGGTTCCAGTCTGTGGCCGAACTGGCTGCCGCCAACGGTATCCCGGTCTATGCTCCCGAAGATATCAACCACCCCCTCTGGGTTGAGCGGATCAGAAGTCTGGCCCCGGATCATATTTTTTCCTTTTACTATCGCCACATGGTCGGCCCCGAAATCCTGGCCGTCCCTCCCCGGGGATGCATGAATCTCCACGGCTCCCTTTTGCCCCGCTACCGGGGCCGGTGTCCTGTGAACTGGGTCCTGGTCAACGGGGAGACCCAGACCGGTGTCACCCTTCACCACATGACCCCCCGCCCCGATGACGGGGACATTGTGGGACAAAAACAGGTGACTATCCATGAAACGGACACGGCCCTGACCCTGCACCATAAGATCGGTACGGCTGCCGGAGACCTTCTGGCGGAGCTTTTGCCCGAAATCCTGGCCGGCCGCGCACCGCGCATCCCCCAGGACAAATCCCAGGCCTGCTATTTCGGAGGCCGAAAACCCAAGGATGGACAGATCGACTGGACCCGAAGCGCCCAGGATGTCAGGAACCTGGTGCGTGCCGTGACCCGTCCTTATCCCGGGGCCTTTTCCTTCCTGGGCAACCGGAAATGCCTTTTCTGGGATGTGGCAGAGACATCCTCGGTGCCGGATGCGCTTCCGGGCACTGTCCTCTCCGTAGATCCTTTTTGCATCGCCTGCGGCACAAATGCAGTGACGGTGCGGTTCGGCCAGGGGAAAGACGGCCTTTACATGAGCGGAACACAGCTTGCACAGGAGATGAAGCTTGCGCCGGGCATGCTTTTTGACGGCAAGACAGCGCCTGTGGCAGAGGCAGGCCGCAAGCAGCGCGTCCTGATTCTCGGCGTCAACGGCTTTATCGGCAACCATCTCAGCAAACGGCTTCTGGACAGCGGACGCTATGAGGTCCACGGCATGGATCTGAGGTCGGCCTGCATCCGGGATCTGATGACACATCCGGATTTTCACTACAAGGAGGGGGATATCTCCATCATGCGGGAGTGGATTGAATACCACGTCCGAAAGTGTGATATCGTCCTGCCCCTGGTGGCAATCGCCACCCCCATCGAGTATGTCAGGAACCCCCTACGGGTCTTTGAGCTGGATTTTGAGGAAAATCTGCGCATTGTCCGGTACTGCGTCAAATACAAAAAGCGGCTGCTTTTTCCCTCCACCTCGGAGGTGTACGGCATGTGCGCAGATGATGAATTTGACGAGGATCACTCCAACTTTGTCCTGGGTCCCATCCATAAGCAGCGCTGGATCTACTCCTGTAGCAAGCAGATGCTGGACCGGGTCATCTGGGCCTATGGAAAGACCCGGGGGCTGCCCTTCACCATTTTCCGGCCCTTCAACTGGGTCGGCCCCAAACTGGACTCCCTCAAATCCGCCCGAATCGGCAGTTCCCGGGTCATCACCCAGTTTATCTTAAATCTGGTGGAAGGCTCTCCCATCCGCCTGGTGGACGGCGGACAACAGAAACGCTGCTTCACCGATTACAGGGACGGAGTGGAATGCCTGTTCAAAATCATTGAAGACAAAGACGGCCAATGCAACGGGCGAATTTTCAATATCGGCAACCCGGATAACGAATACAGCATGGCCGACCTTGCCGACATTCTCAGAAAAAAATTCGCCGCACACCCGCGAAGGTCCCAGTTTCCGCCGGACAGCGGCACGGAATGCATCGAGGCCCGGACCTATTACGGGGACGGCTACCAGGATGTCCAGCACCGGCGTCCATCCATCCGCCCGGCCCAGAAAATACTGGGGTGGACCCCGACGGTCCCCTTTGAACAATCCGTGGCAGAGACTTTGGATTACTTCCTCAACTCTGTGGACAGCATGGACACTGAAGAATGA
- a CDS encoding NADH:ubiquinone reductase (Na(+)-transporting) subunit B — protein sequence MKNPLRKFFEETRPLFTGDGKYKKYEPVWDATKTFFFLPSARTRVMPFVRDHLDLKRYMSIVILALMPVTFFGIYNTGYQAGMGAGESWSVTRCFLWGAWYVVPMIVVSYAVGFAWEFLFAVVRRHKISEGLLVTGLLFPLTLPATIPLWQVALGISFGVVIGKEVFGGTGRNILNPALTGRAFLFFSYPVSMSGDVWVAGKHLVDGVTGATALSVTGAGGQSITAALGDAGFSLGRLFTGFVPGSVGETSALCCLVGAAILMVTRIANYRIIIGGIVGLAVTSLIIYLIPGGQNTWSNAGPLYHLCAGGFLFGICFMATDPVSAPGTNPGRWIFGAVIGFLTVIIRVGNPAFMEGVMLAILFMNVFAPLLDHLVLKYKSSKRIPNV from the coding sequence ATGAAGAATCCCCTGAGGAAATTTTTTGAAGAGACCAGGCCCTTGTTCACCGGGGACGGAAAGTATAAAAAGTATGAACCTGTCTGGGATGCCACCAAAACATTTTTCTTTCTGCCTTCGGCCAGAACCCGGGTTATGCCTTTTGTCCGGGATCACCTGGATCTGAAACGCTACATGAGCATTGTGATCCTGGCTCTGATGCCTGTGACCTTTTTCGGGATATACAACACCGGATACCAGGCCGGCATGGGGGCAGGAGAATCCTGGTCCGTGACCCGATGCTTTCTTTGGGGGGCGTGGTATGTGGTGCCCATGATCGTTGTCTCCTATGCGGTGGGGTTTGCCTGGGAGTTCCTTTTTGCCGTGGTGCGCAGGCATAAGATCTCCGAAGGCCTGCTGGTCACAGGGCTGCTTTTCCCTCTGACCCTGCCTGCCACCATCCCTTTGTGGCAGGTGGCTCTGGGTATCTCCTTCGGGGTGGTCATCGGCAAGGAGGTGTTTGGCGGAACGGGCCGCAATATCCTTAATCCGGCATTGACCGGGCGCGCCTTTCTGTTCTTCTCCTATCCGGTCTCCATGTCCGGGGATGTCTGGGTGGCGGGAAAACACCTGGTGGACGGCGTGACAGGTGCCACCGCCCTTTCCGTGACAGGTGCCGGGGGGCAGTCCATCACCGCAGCCCTTGGCGATGCGGGGTTTTCCCTGGGCCGTCTTTTTACGGGATTTGTGCCGGGCAGTGTGGGGGAGACGTCTGCGCTGTGCTGCCTGGTGGGCGCCGCCATTCTCATGGTGACCCGCATTGCCAATTACAGGATCATTATCGGCGGCATTGTTGGGCTTGCCGTCACCAGCCTGATTATCTATCTGATTCCCGGGGGCCAGAACACCTGGTCCAATGCCGGCCCCCTTTACCATTTGTGTGCCGGCGGATTTTTGTTCGGCATCTGCTTTATGGCCACGGACCCGGTTTCAGCGCCGGGCACCAACCCGGGCCGTTGGATTTTCGGAGCTGTCATCGGTTTTTTAACCGTGATCATCCGGGTGGGCAACCCGGCATTCATGGAGGGGGTGATGCTGGCCATCCTGTTTATGAACGTGTTTGCACCGCTGCTGGACCACCTGGTACTCAAATATAAATCGTCAAAAAGGATTCCCAATGTTTGA
- a CDS encoding glycosyltransferase, translating into MKEPDISVVIPVYNEKENIQELVDRCLSALKPMKRPFEVILVDDGSRDGSRELIRQAADRHPEIVGILLNRNYGQHPAVFAGLEQSRGHIVVTLDADLQNPPEEIPRLVAEMDRGVDVVGTVRQHRQDSLFRRSASTVINRLVRQATGVMMTDYGCMLRAYRRPIVQAMLQCRERSTFIPILANSFAGSTVEIPVDHASRENGESKYSFFKLISLQFDLLTSMSTYPLRLLSLIGSVIAAGGIGFGLLLIVLRFAWGSQWAAEGIFTLFAILFFFIGAQFVGMGLLGEYLGRIYHDVRERPRFFIQEITGANCGSPTDLDTKE; encoded by the coding sequence GTGAAGGAACCGGATATTTCTGTTGTCATCCCGGTATATAACGAAAAAGAAAACATACAGGAACTTGTGGACCGATGCCTTTCCGCCTTGAAACCCATGAAACGGCCCTTTGAAGTCATCCTGGTGGATGACGGCAGCCGGGACGGTTCCCGGGAGCTTATTCGACAAGCCGCCGACCGGCACCCGGAAATCGTGGGGATTTTGTTAAATCGCAATTACGGCCAGCACCCGGCGGTCTTTGCCGGACTGGAACAGAGCCGGGGCCACATCGTGGTGACCCTGGATGCGGACCTCCAAAACCCGCCTGAAGAGATCCCCAGGCTGGTGGCGGAGATGGACCGCGGCGTGGACGTGGTCGGCACTGTGCGTCAGCATCGGCAGGACTCCCTGTTCCGCCGCAGCGCGTCCACCGTGATCAACCGGCTTGTCCGGCAGGCCACCGGCGTAATGATGACAGATTACGGCTGCATGCTCAGGGCCTACCGGCGGCCTATTGTCCAGGCCATGCTCCAGTGCCGTGAACGCTCCACCTTCATTCCCATTCTGGCAAACAGTTTTGCCGGCAGCACCGTGGAAATTCCTGTCGATCACGCCTCCCGGGAAAACGGAGAATCCAAGTACAGCTTTTTCAAGCTGATTTCCCTTCAGTTTGATCTGCTCACCTCCATGTCCACCTACCCCCTGCGACTTTTGTCTCTGATCGGATCGGTGATTGCAGCCGGCGGCATAGGCTTCGGTTTGCTGCTGATCGTGCTGCGGTTCGCGTGGGGGTCCCAGTGGGCTGCCGAAGGCATATTCACCCTGTTTGCAATACTCTTTTTCTTTATCGGAGCCCAGTTTGTCGGCATGGGACTTCTCGGGGAGTATCTGGGGCGGATCTATCACGATGTACGGGAACGGCCCCGCTTTTTTATCCAGGAAATCACAGGTGCCAACTGTGGATCTCCGACTGACCTTGACACCAAGGAGTAA